One genomic region from Streptomyces sp. NBC_01431 encodes:
- a CDS encoding NHLP bacteriocin export ABC transporter permease/ATPase subunit produces the protein MTSVHPLADPGAAGHDPVIGALGGLGHQVDCTGLRSLSLEGPQVLWLVVAGALDLFAVDAAEQGHWHFLGRLEPGTLLLGPVDGLRHTLVGRPLRECVLRRIPLRELYRYPGAGGHEVPYGSQYDTGDAALSLLEHAFSLGAGRGQRVLFEAPLDGRTTPDEAVADDDVLWLPVSPGSVQYGAAFSAEATGDLLVDGELWQGMVNRQYRLLAALDRWIERMERAHEDRTAAGIKAGEAVRDEADRALLTSMGRTRKAPSRTAGSGDDATYAACRLVADAAGITLADPAHGGAVSDRIDPVEQVAVASRIRTRPVRLDGRWWQQDAGPLVGHRTASGTAVALLWRRGGYEAVHPVSGRRTRVDAGNAQEFEQRAVMFYRPLPERPLGKWGLLRFSLRGTRGDVRRLVLAGLVTVALGALVPIATGQVLGVYVPRAENDLIVQVSLAVIVTGIVSAAFMLLQNLTILRMEGRIESTLQPAVWDRLLRLPTKFFTERSTGELASAAMGVSAIRRVLSGIGPVAVQAGTVGVMNLVLLLCFSVPLALTALAMLVVIAAVFLTMGLWELRWQRRLVELGNKLNNQAFQTLRGLPKLRVAAAESFAYGAWAGEFARSRELHKRAGRIKNLTTVLNAVYLPLCSLVMFVLLAGPARGSLSASAFLTFNTAVTMLLTAVTQLTGAFISAAAVLPMFEQIRPVLDEAPEVRGASTQPGELSGEIEARGLSFRYTDDGPLVLDEVSLKVRPGEFVAVVGPSGCGKSTLLRLLIGFDTPVAGSVLYDGQDLAALDRAAVRRQCGVVLQNAQPLSGSILDCICGAEVFTQEEAWEAAAMAGLAEDIKRMPMGLHTMISGGGAISGGQRQRLMIAQALVRRPRVLFFDEATSALDNETQRVVIESTRALRATRFVIAHRLSTVLDADRVIVMSEGRIVQQGPPAELLADPSGRLHELVRRQLR, from the coding sequence GTGACGTCCGTACATCCCCTGGCGGACCCGGGCGCGGCCGGGCACGACCCGGTCATCGGCGCGCTCGGCGGCTTGGGCCACCAGGTCGACTGCACTGGTCTGCGCAGCCTGTCCCTTGAGGGGCCGCAGGTGCTGTGGCTCGTCGTGGCCGGCGCGCTCGACCTGTTCGCGGTCGACGCGGCGGAGCAGGGCCACTGGCACTTCCTCGGCCGCCTCGAACCGGGCACCCTGCTGCTCGGCCCGGTCGACGGCCTTCGGCACACCCTCGTCGGCCGCCCTCTGCGGGAGTGCGTGCTGCGCCGGATACCGCTGCGGGAGCTGTACCGGTATCCCGGCGCCGGCGGCCACGAGGTCCCGTACGGCAGCCAGTACGACACCGGGGACGCGGCGCTCAGTCTCCTGGAGCACGCCTTCTCGCTCGGTGCCGGGCGCGGCCAGCGGGTGCTGTTCGAGGCGCCGCTGGACGGCCGCACCACCCCCGACGAGGCGGTCGCCGACGACGACGTGCTGTGGCTTCCGGTGTCGCCGGGCAGTGTGCAGTACGGCGCGGCGTTCAGCGCCGAGGCCACCGGTGACCTGCTCGTCGACGGTGAGCTGTGGCAGGGCATGGTCAACCGGCAGTATCGGTTGCTGGCCGCGCTCGACCGCTGGATCGAGCGCATGGAGCGTGCCCACGAGGACCGTACGGCGGCCGGGATCAAGGCGGGCGAAGCCGTTCGCGACGAGGCCGACCGGGCGCTGCTCACCTCCATGGGCCGGACCCGCAAGGCCCCTTCGCGCACGGCGGGCTCCGGTGACGACGCGACGTACGCGGCCTGCCGGCTCGTCGCCGACGCGGCCGGGATCACGCTCGCGGACCCCGCGCACGGCGGTGCGGTGAGCGACCGGATCGATCCGGTCGAGCAGGTCGCGGTCGCCTCCCGCATCCGTACCCGGCCGGTCCGGCTCGACGGCCGCTGGTGGCAGCAGGACGCGGGCCCGCTGGTGGGGCACCGCACGGCGAGCGGCACCGCGGTCGCGCTGCTGTGGCGCCGCGGCGGGTACGAGGCGGTACACCCGGTGTCCGGCCGGCGTACCCGCGTGGACGCCGGCAACGCGCAGGAGTTCGAGCAGCGTGCCGTCATGTTCTACCGGCCCCTGCCGGAGCGCCCGCTGGGCAAGTGGGGGCTGCTGCGGTTCAGTCTGCGCGGCACCCGGGGCGATGTGCGCCGTCTGGTGCTCGCCGGTCTGGTGACGGTGGCGCTCGGCGCACTGGTGCCGATCGCCACCGGCCAGGTGCTCGGCGTCTATGTACCGCGCGCCGAGAACGACCTCATCGTGCAGGTCTCGCTCGCCGTCATCGTCACCGGCATCGTGTCGGCGGCCTTCATGCTGCTCCAGAACCTGACCATCCTGCGTATGGAGGGACGCATCGAGAGCACCCTCCAACCCGCCGTGTGGGACCGGCTGTTGAGGCTGCCGACGAAGTTCTTCACCGAGCGCTCCACCGGTGAGCTGGCGAGTGCGGCGATGGGGGTCAGCGCGATCCGCCGGGTCCTTTCGGGCATCGGCCCGGTCGCCGTGCAGGCGGGCACGGTCGGCGTGATGAACCTCGTCCTGCTGCTGTGCTTCAGTGTGCCGCTGGCGCTCACCGCGCTCGCGATGCTGGTCGTGATCGCGGCGGTCTTCCTCACCATGGGACTGTGGGAACTGCGCTGGCAGCGCCGGCTGGTGGAGCTCGGCAACAAGCTCAACAACCAGGCGTTCCAGACCCTGCGCGGGCTGCCCAAGCTACGTGTCGCGGCGGCGGAGAGCTTCGCGTACGGAGCCTGGGCGGGGGAGTTCGCCCGCAGCAGGGAGCTGCACAAGCGGGCGGGCCGGATCAAGAACCTGACGACGGTCCTCAACGCGGTGTACCTGCCGCTGTGTTCGCTCGTCATGTTCGTGCTGCTCGCCGGACCGGCCCGCGGGTCCCTGTCGGCCAGTGCGTTCCTGACGTTCAACACGGCGGTGACGATGCTGCTCACGGCGGTCACCCAGCTCACCGGGGCGTTCATCTCGGCCGCCGCGGTGCTGCCCATGTTCGAGCAGATCAGGCCGGTGCTCGACGAGGCGCCGGAGGTGCGTGGGGCCAGCACCCAGCCCGGCGAGCTGTCCGGCGAGATCGAGGCCAGGGGCCTGTCCTTCCGCTACACCGACGACGGGCCGCTGGTCCTGGACGAGGTGTCCCTGAAGGTGCGGCCCGGCGAGTTCGTGGCCGTCGTCGGCCCCAGCGGCTGCGGCAAGTCGACGCTGCTGCGGCTGCTCATCGGCTTCGACACCCCGGTCGCGGGCAGCGTGCTCTACGACGGCCAGGACCTGGCGGCCCTCGACCGGGCGGCCGTGCGCCGCCAGTGCGGAGTGGTGCTGCAAAACGCCCAGCCGCTCAGCGGGTCGATCCTGGACTGCATCTGCGGTGCGGAGGTGTTCACGCAGGAGGAGGCGTGGGAGGCGGCCGCGATGGCGGGCCTGGCCGAGGACATCAAGCGGATGCCGATGGGCCTGCACACCATGATCTCCGGCGGCGGCGCCATCTCGGGCGGCCAGCGGCAGCGGCTCATGATCGCCCAGGCGCTGGTCAGGCGCCCGCGCGTGCTGTTCTTCGACGAAGCCACCAGCGCTCTCGACAACGAGACCCAGCGGGTCGTGATCGAGAGCACCCGGGCGCTGCGCGCCACCCGTTTCGTGATCGCCCACCGGCTGTCCACGGTCCTGGACGCCGACCGGGTGATCGTCATGTCCGAGGGCCGCATCGTCCAGCAGGGCCCGCCCGCCGAGCTCCTCGCCGACCCGTCCGGACGTCTGCACGAGCTGGTGCGCCGACAGCTGCGCTGA
- a CDS encoding DUF3574 domain-containing protein codes for MLHIRVSTPAAAAFVAVVLLFATGGPVADVAYGTSTAPVAVSDTAKGTGSPYLATHLYFGTGRHGGQPPITDDEFMKFVADVVTPRFPSGLTIQQGRGQWRDKTGSINREISYELTVLYPTSEARTHDPEIEYIRHLYCTMYGLESVGRADVKAQAAF; via the coding sequence ATGCTCCACATACGCGTGTCGACGCCCGCGGCCGCCGCTTTCGTGGCGGTCGTTCTCCTCTTCGCCACCGGCGGACCGGTGGCCGACGTCGCCTACGGCACGTCAACAGCACCGGTGGCGGTGTCGGACACCGCCAAGGGCACCGGCAGCCCCTATCTGGCCACCCACCTCTACTTCGGGACGGGCCGCCACGGAGGCCAACCGCCCATCACCGACGACGAGTTCATGAAGTTCGTCGCCGATGTGGTCACCCCCCGGTTCCCCTCCGGGCTGACCATCCAGCAGGGCCGCGGCCAGTGGCGTGACAAGACGGGGAGCATCAACCGCGAGATCTCCTACGAGCTGACCGTGCTGTATCCCACATCGGAGGCCCGCACACACGATCCCGAGATCGAGTACATCCGCCACCTGTACTGCACGATGTACGGCCTGGAATCCGTCGGCCGGGCCGATGTCAAGGCCCAGGCCGCCTTCTGA
- a CDS encoding DUF4142 domain-containing protein, with protein MRRIVFSSTGLVLLALIATVGALSYPVWSYASRSGTGLANLNSSTVPTRWGPLSAADRDFITRVRLAGLWELPAGQQAMERAPTEAVKTAGEHLVQGHTFLDARVREVAAQLGMELPSQPNTLQQGWLRTLTADTGTAYERDFANLLRSAHGQVFALIAQIRANTRNSLVRSLADDTNTTVLDHMKVLEGTGFVDFDGLARGAVASATASPTGPPPPAAGSTPPPAAPVQAVPTYQP; from the coding sequence ATGCGTCGCATCGTCTTCTCCAGCACCGGCCTGGTCCTGCTCGCCCTGATAGCGACGGTGGGCGCACTGTCCTATCCGGTCTGGTCCTACGCGAGCCGTTCGGGAACCGGGCTCGCCAATCTCAACTCCAGTACGGTGCCGACCCGTTGGGGCCCGCTCTCCGCCGCCGACCGCGACTTCATCACCCGCGTCAGACTCGCGGGGCTCTGGGAGCTGCCCGCGGGGCAGCAGGCCATGGAGCGGGCGCCCACCGAGGCCGTCAAGACGGCGGGCGAGCACCTCGTCCAGGGTCATACGTTCCTCGACGCCCGGGTGCGGGAGGTGGCGGCGCAGCTCGGCATGGAGCTGCCGAGCCAGCCCAATACGCTGCAACAGGGCTGGCTGCGCACCCTGACGGCCGACACGGGCACGGCGTACGAGCGCGACTTCGCCAACCTGCTGCGTTCCGCGCACGGCCAGGTCTTCGCCCTGATCGCACAGATCCGGGCGAACACCCGTAATTCCCTGGTCCGTTCACTGGCCGACGACACGAACACGACCGTCCTCGACCACATGAAGGTCCTGGAGGGGACCGGCTTCGTCGACTTCGACGGCCTGGCCCGGGGCGCCGTGGCCTCCGCGACCGCGAGCCCCACCGGACCGCCGCCGCCCGCTGCGGGGTCAACTCCCCCTCCGGCGGCTCCTGTTCAGGCCGTGCCCACCTACCAGCCGTAG
- the pspAB gene encoding PspA-associated protein PspAB: MGFLDILLGRTRPAPPDLDQLFALPSAAVTVQAAAGFTPTGQGSVCFSTVEGTAFAQIRQDVTDLLNADSERARASVEFSRDAYGYSWLLSRREPGDLTALVGDLHAVNTALEGSGFGPQLLCSLVGFADPQGHRFALVYLYKRGTFYPFAPLPGERRDNALELRVRAVLADDLRVEPDLSRWFPVWGAPGL; this comes from the coding sequence ATGGGATTCCTGGACATCCTGCTGGGCCGTACCCGGCCCGCCCCGCCCGATCTGGACCAGCTGTTCGCGCTGCCGTCGGCGGCCGTCACCGTGCAGGCGGCCGCCGGATTCACGCCGACCGGGCAGGGCTCGGTGTGCTTCAGCACGGTCGAGGGCACGGCGTTCGCCCAGATCCGCCAGGACGTCACGGACCTACTGAACGCGGACAGCGAACGGGCCCGCGCCTCGGTGGAGTTCAGCCGGGACGCGTACGGATACTCATGGCTGCTCTCCCGCCGGGAGCCGGGCGACCTCACCGCGCTCGTCGGTGATCTGCACGCCGTGAACACCGCCCTCGAAGGATCCGGCTTCGGGCCCCAACTCCTGTGCTCCCTGGTCGGGTTCGCCGATCCGCAGGGGCATCGGTTCGCCCTGGTGTACCTGTACAAACGCGGCACCTTCTACCCGTTCGCCCCATTGCCGGGCGAGCGGCGTGACAACGCGCTCGAACTCCGCGTCAGGGCCGTCCTCGCCGACGACCTGCGCGTCGAACCGGACCTGTCCCGCTGGTTCCCGGTCTGGGGCGCACCCGGCCTGTGA
- a CDS encoding DNA-binding protein, with protein MTQPNPARTAGRGETRGASTSLVLRAVERLVCLDAGHGARAALSAAYDTLRDIPEASAAPAGLRGEDSDLLAALAELCEVIGWILFDAGRYRAAHRMNTQALALAELCGDRSIARLVLLNDSMVHTHTGHAPAALDTAARVAGPRPLPTLVGSLMLIRRAHATALLGGRGEAIDLIDRARSRFLDGASRHDPPWAWWIDEAELTGHQGWVLARLHDWDRAIPLLYEAATAPGPSYRHLFTAELLAALTGAGAWSEAEDLIAGLAPRAGVIGSVRTTETLAGTAALLIGHADAPANLRDAAAFLRDSVTTHPSGPDRPSR; from the coding sequence ATGACCCAGCCGAATCCCGCGCGCACCGCGGGGCGTGGTGAGACCCGCGGTGCCTCAACCAGCCTCGTTCTGCGGGCAGTTGAGCGCCTGGTCTGCCTCGACGCCGGGCACGGCGCTCGGGCCGCGCTGTCCGCCGCGTACGACACGCTGCGTGACATCCCCGAAGCGTCCGCCGCCCCGGCCGGTCTGCGCGGCGAGGACAGCGACCTGCTCGCGGCACTCGCCGAACTCTGCGAAGTGATCGGCTGGATCCTCTTCGACGCGGGCCGCTACCGCGCGGCCCACCGCATGAACACCCAGGCGCTGGCCCTCGCCGAACTCTGCGGCGACCGCTCCATCGCCCGCCTGGTGCTGCTCAACGACAGCATGGTCCACACCCACACCGGCCACGCCCCGGCAGCCCTGGACACCGCCGCCCGGGTGGCCGGGCCCCGCCCGCTGCCCACGCTGGTCGGCAGCCTCATGCTGATCCGCCGCGCACATGCGACCGCGCTGCTCGGCGGCCGCGGCGAGGCCATCGACCTCATCGATCGAGCCCGGAGCCGGTTCCTGGACGGCGCCTCGCGCCACGACCCGCCCTGGGCCTGGTGGATCGACGAGGCGGAACTGACCGGCCACCAGGGCTGGGTGCTGGCCCGGCTGCACGACTGGGACCGCGCCATCCCCCTCCTGTACGAGGCCGCGACCGCCCCCGGCCCCTCCTACCGGCACCTGTTCACCGCGGAACTCCTGGCGGCCCTCACCGGGGCCGGAGCCTGGAGCGAGGCGGAGGACCTCATCGCCGGACTCGCCCCGCGTGCCGGGGTCATCGGCTCCGTACGGACCACCGAGACCCTGGCTGGGACCGCCGCTCTGCTGATCGGCCACGCCGACGCACCGGCGAACCTGCGGGACGCGGCAGCCTTCCTGAGGGATTCCGTCACCACGCACCCCAGTGGCCCGGACCGCCCCTCCCGCTAG
- a CDS encoding MAB_1171c family putative transporter, which yields MNTVNSALSWTCALGGLAAFGYRLPDLLRRKHDVALWALCVYFLCSGISFLVDLDVLRVHISDLFGRPNITSLIVQAAVVVLTAAQQVVLVHWSSPPEEARRRAGRRVTFFGAALCVLVVASIAVSPVASSKTATSTILLSIQDGRYALYMSFYLVICGIGQFETVRLSLRFTKMANRQWLKVGMRTVTLGASLIMVYCVTRSIQIAGTRLHFDGSALDPIQWSCGSIGALLQITGWTIPSWGIHITRALGWLRSYRSYRRLRPLWWALYQASPDIALDPPRSWARDLVPPRDPHYSLYRRVIEIRDGQLMLRTSLSLADFTRVAHSLGLPEDPTSPLGEAIQLRAVLDRPAQERAEQADASDIPARAPYEDFRDEVEWLAQVASCFTALTQGRAVHAADRIAS from the coding sequence GCGCCCTCGGTGGCCTCGCGGCCTTCGGCTACCGGCTGCCCGATCTGCTGCGCAGAAAGCACGATGTCGCCCTGTGGGCGCTGTGCGTCTACTTCCTCTGCTCCGGGATCAGCTTCCTGGTCGACCTCGACGTACTGCGGGTGCACATATCCGACCTGTTCGGCCGCCCCAACATCACCTCGCTGATCGTCCAGGCCGCCGTCGTCGTGCTCACCGCCGCCCAGCAGGTCGTCCTCGTCCACTGGTCCTCCCCGCCCGAGGAGGCCCGCCGCAGGGCCGGGCGCCGGGTGACGTTCTTCGGCGCCGCGCTGTGTGTCCTGGTGGTGGCCTCCATCGCCGTCAGCCCGGTCGCGAGTTCGAAGACCGCAACGTCCACCATCCTGCTCAGCATCCAGGACGGCAGGTACGCGCTGTACATGTCCTTCTACCTGGTGATCTGCGGGATCGGGCAGTTCGAGACGGTCCGGCTCTCGCTGCGCTTCACCAAGATGGCGAACCGGCAGTGGCTGAAGGTCGGCATGCGCACGGTGACCCTCGGCGCGAGCCTGATCATGGTGTACTGCGTGACGCGCAGCATCCAGATCGCGGGCACCCGACTGCATTTCGACGGCTCGGCCCTCGACCCCATCCAGTGGTCGTGCGGCAGCATCGGAGCCCTGCTCCAGATCACCGGCTGGACCATCCCGTCGTGGGGAATCCACATCACCCGTGCCCTGGGCTGGCTGCGCAGCTACCGCTCCTACCGTCGGCTCCGGCCTCTGTGGTGGGCGCTGTACCAGGCGTCGCCGGACATCGCGCTCGACCCGCCCCGGTCCTGGGCGCGCGACCTCGTCCCGCCGCGCGATCCGCACTACAGCCTCTACCGCCGCGTCATCGAGATACGCGACGGGCAGCTGATGCTGCGCACCTCGCTCTCCCTTGCCGACTTCACGCGGGTGGCCCACTCCCTCGGCCTTCCCGAGGACCCCACCTCGCCGCTGGGTGAAGCGATCCAGTTGAGGGCCGTCCTTGACCGGCCGGCGCAGGAGCGGGCCGAGCAGGCCGACGCGTCCGACATTCCCGCGCGAGCGCCGTACGAGGACTTCCGCGACGAGGTGGAGTGGCTGGCCCAGGTCGCGTCCTGCTTCACCGCGCTCACCCAGGGCCGCGCGGTGCACGCGGCCGACCGCATCGCGTCATGA
- a CDS encoding phospholipase domain-containing protein, whose product MPSARNARRASRRSTLGWAAVLVATAMTAGPVATGTAAAAQARSAHRSAARGPVPSVTSADDCAGGGVDVTASNTGDAPFGFALAGVAVTVGPGRSRTVTVPVAEHQSYDFTVLGPGGFHQDVTGVLTCAANSVAAGDGTTPSPPSPPSPPPATGSDRGAGTLLIPVTPRGSPADPGDRRLAIAGITDLDSLFTGTVLVLLGVMVFVIRRLRIP is encoded by the coding sequence ATGCCTTCTGCGAGGAACGCACGCCGTGCGAGCAGGCGGAGCACGCTCGGCTGGGCCGCCGTCCTGGTGGCCACGGCCATGACGGCCGGCCCGGTCGCGACGGGCACGGCGGCGGCCGCACAAGCCCGCTCCGCGCACCGGTCGGCGGCCCGCGGGCCCGTGCCGTCCGTCACCTCGGCGGACGACTGCGCCGGCGGCGGCGTGGACGTCACGGCGAGCAACACGGGCGACGCGCCGTTCGGCTTCGCCCTGGCGGGAGTCGCGGTGACCGTCGGGCCGGGCCGCTCCAGGACCGTCACCGTGCCGGTCGCCGAGCACCAGAGCTACGACTTCACCGTGCTGGGGCCCGGCGGTTTCCACCAGGACGTGACGGGCGTCCTGACCTGCGCGGCGAACTCCGTGGCGGCCGGCGATGGCACGACGCCCTCCCCGCCCTCCCCGCCCTCCCCGCCGCCCGCGACCGGCAGCGACCGGGGGGCCGGCACGCTGCTCATCCCCGTCACGCCCCGCGGCTCCCCCGCGGATCCCGGCGACCGCCGCCTGGCGATCGCCGGGATCACCGACCTCGACTCGCTGTTCACGGGCACGGTCCTGGTCCTGCTCGGCGTGATGGTCTTCGTCATCCGCCGGCTCCGCATCCCCTAG
- the htpX gene encoding zinc metalloprotease HtpX has product MHSRFAPDRQLTARMLLTVFLLGLLYVAFVAALLVLLRSTVVVVVVAAAVLFSQYWFSDRVALYAMHGRVVTREQQPQLHGIVDRLCATADMPRPQIAVSDIDLPNAFATGRNADHAVLCVTTGLLRRLEPDELEGVLAHELSHVAHRDVAVITVASFLGVIAGLIVRFAFYSELYGGRGRRDQNTVAVLMAVMAVAALVYSLSFLLIRALSRYRELAADRAGALLTGHPSALASALTKLDGDISRIPSKDLRTASAFNAFYFVPALGEGSSIARLFATHPSLEQRLDRLATISAELGRPA; this is encoded by the coding sequence GTGCACAGCCGCTTCGCCCCCGACCGGCAGCTGACCGCGCGCATGCTGCTCACGGTGTTCCTGCTCGGGCTGCTGTACGTGGCGTTCGTGGCCGCGCTCCTGGTCCTGCTCAGGTCGACGGTGGTGGTCGTCGTGGTGGCGGCGGCCGTGCTGTTCTCGCAGTACTGGTTCTCCGACCGGGTCGCCCTGTACGCGATGCACGGCCGGGTCGTGACCCGCGAGCAGCAGCCCCAGCTGCACGGCATCGTCGACCGCCTGTGCGCCACCGCCGACATGCCGAGGCCTCAGATCGCCGTCTCCGACATCGATCTGCCGAACGCGTTCGCGACCGGACGCAACGCCGATCACGCCGTGCTCTGTGTCACCACCGGGCTGCTGCGCCGGCTGGAGCCCGACGAGCTGGAGGGGGTGCTGGCCCACGAACTCTCGCACGTCGCACACCGCGACGTGGCGGTGATCACCGTCGCCTCGTTCCTGGGCGTCATCGCCGGGCTGATCGTCCGCTTCGCGTTCTACTCCGAGCTGTACGGCGGGCGCGGCCGTCGCGACCAGAACACCGTCGCCGTGCTGATGGCCGTCATGGCGGTGGCCGCGCTGGTGTACTCGCTCAGCTTCCTCCTGATCCGGGCGCTCTCGCGCTACCGGGAACTGGCCGCCGACCGGGCCGGGGCGTTGCTCACCGGGCATCCCTCCGCCCTCGCCTCGGCGCTGACCAAGCTGGACGGGGACATTTCCCGGATCCCCAGCAAGGACCTGCGGACGGCGAGCGCGTTCAACGCCTTCTACTTCGTCCCGGCCCTCGGCGAGGGAAGCAGTATCGCGCGGCTCTTCGCCACCCACCCGAGCCTGGAACAGCGCCTGGACCGGCTGGCCACGATCTCCGCCGAGCTGGGACGTCCGGCCTGA